In a single window of the Planctomycetia bacterium genome:
- a CDS encoding trypsin-like peptidase domain-containing protein translates to MHLPSRRLPLLGGVLLGLAGGWLLVGQIRGAGVSSNAAPRIVTARGELASDEKSTIDLFQTSSRSVVYITSKAVRREPIGMFRVLEVPEEGTGSGFIWDEQGHIVTNFHVIRGAEEVLVRLSDRSSWKARLVGVEPSNDIAVLAIEAPAGDLRPVPVGRSSDLQVGQKVFAIGNPFGFDQTLTTGIVSALGRSIRNPMGQTIDGVIQTDAAINPGNSGGPLLDSAGRLIGMNTMIYSPSGTSAGIGFAVPVDTVNEVVPQLIAHGRVIRPYLGITMVPDNYVRAWGLKGVLIESVVEGTGAAEARLRPTRVARDGHILLGDLIVGINDAPVASYDDLRAALENYKPGEVVTVRFIRDNMEQTAKVKLQAAN, encoded by the coding sequence GTGCATTTGCCCAGCCGTCGATTACCCTTGCTCGGGGGTGTGCTGCTCGGCCTGGCCGGTGGCTGGCTCCTGGTCGGACAGATTCGCGGTGCAGGCGTTTCGTCCAACGCAGCTCCCAGGATCGTGACCGCCCGGGGAGAACTGGCCAGTGACGAGAAATCCACCATCGACCTTTTCCAGACCTCCTCCAGGTCGGTCGTCTATATCACCAGCAAAGCCGTCCGTCGGGAGCCGATCGGGATGTTTCGTGTCCTCGAAGTTCCCGAAGAGGGCACCGGCTCCGGGTTCATCTGGGATGAGCAGGGCCACATTGTCACAAATTTTCACGTCATTCGCGGCGCGGAGGAGGTACTCGTCCGACTCTCCGATCGGTCGAGTTGGAAGGCCAGACTCGTCGGGGTCGAGCCGTCCAATGACATCGCCGTCCTTGCCATCGAGGCGCCGGCGGGCGACTTGCGACCCGTGCCGGTCGGCCGCTCCAGCGATCTTCAGGTCGGACAGAAGGTGTTCGCCATCGGCAATCCCTTTGGATTCGATCAGACGCTCACGACCGGCATCGTCAGTGCCCTCGGCCGATCCATCCGCAATCCGATGGGACAAACGATCGACGGCGTGATCCAGACCGACGCCGCCATCAACCCGGGAAACTCCGGTGGGCCGCTTCTCGATAGCGCCGGCCGGCTCATCGGCATGAACACAATGATCTACAGCCCCTCCGGCACCAGCGCGGGAATCGGCTTCGCCGTGCCGGTCGACACAGTTAACGAAGTCGTTCCGCAGCTCATCGCCCACGGCCGCGTAATCCGGCCCTACCTTGGCATCACCATGGTGCCAGATAACTACGTTCGTGCATGGGGTCTTAAGGGCGTCTTGATTGAGTCGGTCGTGGAGGGAACCGGCGCCGCCGAGGCTCGCCTGCGACCCACGCGAGTGGCTCGTGACGGCCACATTCTTCTGGGCGACTTGATTGTCGGGATCAACGACGCACCGGTGGCCTCATACGATGACCTCCGCGCAGCCCTTGAAAACTACAAACCGGGTGAAGTCGTGACCGTACGCTTTATCCGCGACAACATGGAACAGACCGCGAAAGTCAAGCTCCAGGCCGCGAACTAG
- a CDS encoding PKD domain-containing protein, which yields MRLCLLRALRATVICIGAMTSGQVALAGGANNPPILLTGPAATPLNPYQGTPVTFSVAAVDPDGDALTFDWHFDDGLHATGSVVLHRFGAISTFIVTVTVSDGNGGTVVDSVSVAVDDYPIMDADIVPPRVPANWTTGPKSVLVMLVDFPNAAAIATVQQATNIMNQAALFFAENSYGLMTISSTVTPILHLPTTAADYPIDPLDPAVGRDSLRRLHLDARNAARAAGFDVDAFDLDLTWEPNVTGGNSAANANRGSNIETPFAGTIEHEIGHNLGLRHADQWRPTTTNPLGPGTDINYGNMFDAMGAAPVYSGSHFTTYAKHRLQWLPDSAIIDVTSSGVYRIHAFDQPNLNPAQFNALRINKDIRDYWVSFRQAIPSNPWLMNGVEVCWSPFGGTGGRPELIDTTPETFNSGSAPDTSDCPLTIGRTLADNVAGIFITPVGKGSTSPESMDVVVNIGNFAGNSPPTLTSINPSQTAVSPGATVLFSASASDVDNDVLAYHWDWGDGVFASVNSPNASHTFQAVGEYRVRCIATDMKGGTASKSAIITVGAPGTFRISGQVLRSGQPLADVKVFSSASVFAMTDSDGTYTIVSIPAGNYSISANKFDHGFSPSGFSNPVVVGPSNATGKSFNAVLNNTAAPVVDSIPDQFTVEGIATTKFSFTVSDAQTPAANLMITQSSSNPVLVPPKNVASGTQGGDRTVAVLPEPDQFGTATILLTVSDGTLVTTTSFDVTVLAVNDPPLAAADEFTTVGPLTVTSPGVLANDSDVEGDFFSAALTAGPIHGSVDLSTDGSFTYAPDPLFVGADAFAYTAEDADSSLPTQVSIDVPFARLDLNMDSVVDILDAMIFGDALLDPAANPSLVPRGDLTGDGVLDGLDIQRFVDAIFSAGP from the coding sequence ATGCGTTTGTGCCTCTTGCGTGCATTGCGCGCGACGGTGATATGCATCGGCGCCATGACATCCGGTCAGGTCGCTCTTGCCGGCGGCGCGAACAATCCGCCGATCCTGCTTACCGGGCCGGCCGCGACGCCGCTGAATCCCTATCAGGGCACGCCTGTTACTTTCTCAGTCGCCGCCGTTGATCCGGATGGCGATGCCCTCACCTTCGACTGGCACTTCGACGATGGACTTCATGCGACCGGTTCGGTCGTTTTGCACCGATTCGGGGCGATAAGCACATTCATTGTCACAGTGACGGTTTCGGACGGAAACGGCGGCACAGTCGTCGACAGCGTCAGCGTCGCGGTCGATGACTATCCGATCATGGATGCCGACATCGTGCCGCCGCGGGTCCCGGCGAACTGGACGACCGGGCCGAAGTCGGTCCTAGTGATGCTGGTGGATTTTCCGAATGCAGCGGCGATCGCGACCGTCCAACAGGCAACAAATATCATGAATCAGGCGGCGCTCTTCTTCGCCGAGAACTCCTACGGGCTGATGACGATCAGCTCAACGGTCACACCGATTCTGCACCTGCCGACGACGGCTGCTGATTATCCCATTGATCCACTCGATCCGGCGGTGGGCCGTGACAGTTTGCGGCGGCTGCATCTTGACGCGCGGAATGCGGCTCGCGCGGCGGGCTTCGACGTCGATGCGTTTGACCTTGACCTGACGTGGGAACCGAATGTGACCGGGGGCAACAGCGCCGCGAACGCAAATCGCGGGTCCAACATTGAAACGCCATTTGCGGGCACCATCGAGCACGAGATCGGACATAACCTCGGGTTGCGGCACGCCGATCAGTGGCGTCCCACTACAACGAACCCGCTTGGGCCGGGAACAGACATCAACTATGGCAACATGTTCGACGCCATGGGCGCTGCGCCGGTTTATTCCGGCTCTCACTTTACGACCTATGCCAAGCACCGCCTGCAATGGCTGCCGGATTCGGCCATCATCGACGTGACATCCAGCGGCGTGTATCGCATTCACGCGTTCGATCAGCCGAATCTCAATCCTGCTCAATTCAATGCGCTGCGGATCAACAAGGACATTCGCGACTACTGGGTCAGTTTTCGGCAGGCGATCCCCTCGAATCCATGGCTGATGAACGGTGTTGAGGTCTGCTGGAGCCCATTCGGTGGAACGGGCGGCCGGCCGGAGTTGATCGACACGACACCGGAGACCTTCAACAGCGGCTCCGCGCCTGACACAAGCGATTGTCCGCTGACGATCGGGAGGACGCTCGCCGACAACGTCGCCGGGATATTCATCACGCCTGTCGGCAAGGGCAGCACATCACCGGAGTCGATGGACGTGGTCGTAAACATCGGCAACTTCGCGGGCAATAGTCCGCCGACCCTGACCTCGATCAATCCGAGTCAGACGGCTGTGTCGCCCGGTGCGACGGTGCTGTTCAGCGCCTCGGCCTCCGACGTGGACAACGATGTACTCGCGTACCATTGGGATTGGGGCGACGGTGTCTTCGCGAGTGTGAACAGTCCCAACGCATCGCACACTTTCCAGGCTGTTGGGGAATACCGGGTGCGATGTATCGCGACGGACATGAAGGGCGGAACCGCGAGCAAGTCGGCGATTATCACCGTCGGGGCGCCGGGGACGTTTCGCATCAGCGGACAGGTGCTACGCAGTGGACAGCCGCTCGCGGACGTGAAGGTGTTCTCGTCCGCCAGCGTCTTTGCCATGACGGACAGCGATGGAACCTACACGATCGTAAGCATTCCAGCGGGGAACTATTCAATTTCGGCGAATAAGTTCGATCACGGGTTTTCGCCGAGCGGCTTTAGTAACCCGGTAGTTGTCGGGCCGTCGAATGCAACGGGCAAGAGCTTCAATGCCGTGCTCAACAACACCGCCGCCCCGGTGGTCGATTCCATTCCGGACCAGTTCACAGTCGAAGGCATCGCGACGACCAAGTTTTCGTTCACGGTGAGCGATGCCCAGACTCCTGCGGCCAACCTCATGATCACGCAGTCATCAAGCAACCCGGTTCTCGTTCCGCCGAAGAATGTCGCCAGCGGCACTCAGGGCGGAGATCGAACGGTGGCAGTCTTGCCCGAGCCGGATCAATTCGGGACCGCGACGATTTTGCTGACCGTTTCGGATGGAACCCTTGTCACGACAACCAGCTTCGACGTTACGGTTCTGGCCGTGAACGATCCGCCGCTCGCGGCCGCGGATGAATTCACGACTGTGGGGCCGCTCACAGTCACGAGCCCCGGGGTGCTGGCGAATGACTCCGATGTCGAGGGCGACTTTTTCTCGGCGGCCCTGACGGCGGGGCCGATTCATGGGAGCGTTGATCTCAGTACAGACGGCTCGTTTACCTACGCGCCAGACCCGCTGTTTGTCGGCGCCGACGCGTTCGCCTATACGGCCGAAGATGCCGATTCGTCGCTCCCGACCCAGGTGAGCATTGACGTTCCTTTTGCCCGACTGGACTTGAACATGGACAGCGTCGTCGACATTCTGGACGCCATGATTTTCGGCGACGCTCTGCTCGACCCGGCGGCCAATCCGAGCCTTGTGCCACGAGGCGACCTGACCGGCGACGGCGTCCTCGATGGACTGGATATTCAACGTTTTGTGGACGCCATCTTTAGCGCAGGCCCCTAG
- a CDS encoding prepilin-type N-terminal cleavage/methylation domain-containing protein, translating into MKCRKERRTLAVEHHAFTLIELLVVISIIAIIIALLLPALSSARQSGISNVCLANLRTLGQGLTMYSTDHQDQLVPGRLPKLNNDNWRALVKGGWKYRPTFLAMMGTNVNLAAFDDPMASKNTIDRFGEPGDQQNYSSKVYVCPGVPNWTDERNGAYGYNYQFLGNSRISDSADPTSFKNWPVSVTRIHDTSRTVAVADCMGTAATVAAKDRVPYENNGRNPHGMGNEGFNLDPPRIDQALGESAGFPDERTAADPRHLGKSAVLFVDTHASLELPANLGYRVRNDGSYAFDGNNSLWSGTGRNEAWMPGYGF; encoded by the coding sequence ATGAAATGCCGGAAAGAAAGACGTACGTTAGCCGTTGAGCACCATGCCTTTACGCTGATCGAACTCCTCGTTGTTATTTCCATCATCGCGATCATCATCGCTCTGCTGCTGCCCGCCCTGTCCTCAGCGAGGCAAAGCGGCATCAGCAATGTGTGCCTGGCCAACCTGCGCACGCTTGGGCAGGGCCTGACGATGTATTCCACCGACCATCAAGACCAGCTTGTTCCCGGTCGACTGCCGAAGCTGAACAATGACAATTGGCGCGCACTGGTGAAGGGTGGCTGGAAGTATCGGCCGACTTTTCTGGCGATGATGGGAACCAACGTCAATCTGGCGGCGTTCGACGACCCGATGGCTTCGAAGAATACGATCGATCGATTTGGCGAGCCCGGCGATCAGCAGAACTACTCGAGCAAGGTCTATGTCTGCCCCGGCGTGCCGAACTGGACGGACGAGCGCAACGGGGCATATGGATATAATTACCAATTCCTCGGCAATTCACGAATCAGCGATTCCGCAGATCCAACTTCGTTCAAGAACTGGCCGGTCAGCGTCACGCGCATTCACGACACCTCACGCACCGTGGCGGTTGCAGACTGCATGGGCACCGCCGCCACCGTCGCCGCGAAGGACCGCGTACCCTACGAAAACAACGGCCGCAATCCACACGGGATGGGCAACGAGGGATTCAACCTCGATCCGCCGAGAATCGACCAGGCCCTGGGTGAGTCGGCAGGCTTTCCGGATGAGCGAACGGCCGCCGATCCCCGTCACCTCGGCAAGTCCGCCGTCCTGTTTGTCGACACGCATGCCTCCCTGGAACTGCCCGCGAACCTCGGATATCGCGTTCGTAACGACGGCAGCTATGCATTTGACGGAAACAACTCGTTGTGGTCAGGCACCGGACGCAATGAGGCGTGGATGCCGGGCTACGGTTTCTAA
- a CDS encoding S8 family serine peptidase, giving the protein MQRFALSLLTVAVYSILSTVSRAAQPVAPIEMATQSLEPTALHLRAGKIDLDASRSISRAGPAVLSGAGHFVVQLDGALTPNRVEALRGVGVELGQYLPANAYIVKLPAGYDVTAKFGDVPFVRWVGPFEKSWKVDPSIGMRAFETDERQIIAARGDAVLTVALFAGEDMEKALAEIQRIAGVIVRDAVDNERGAAIEVEMPLVDHAKLADIAAVQWVEEAPEIVLRNSTNKWILQTNVLNSTTVWDHGIHGEGQVGGHIDGGVRQTHCSFADPGGNPIGPSHRKIVAYFGSTAADSHGTHTAGTFLGDEEPINGTTANRGMAYLAKMAFTNLGTVTSSNLNSKLVQDHNSGASVHSNSWGNDGSRTYITWCRDIDLFTFNNEDDVVLFAVTNVNAAVYQPENAKNVIGVALTSDTPNQGSQCSSVGFAPTQDGRRKPELTAPGCSTLSSSSGSACGFTSSGFTGNSMACPAVAGAALLVRQYFMDGFYPSGAAVPGDGFTPTGALIRATLTNSAVDMSGVSGFPATREGWGRVLLENALYFGGDARKLIVLEDLRNASGLTTGQSREYTVFVNDNAESLKLSLVWTEKEAAVNANPAYINNLNLTVTSPTSLVYQGNVFAGGQSTTGGSADLINNTEQVLINTPELGTYTVRVDAATVNTPGPQGYALVATGDVSPFIPLPTIESITPPSGEADTVVQITELLGTNFQTSGMTFVKLTRPGYPDIDAKNVNVVDSSHITCMFDLFGAEVGFWDVDLKDPDNNLASMPGGFEVTVTCTKGDVNDNGFVDGLDLQRFVDLLAGGAGLAREKCAGDVELVPDNDVDQDDVAPFVDCLLGGGCP; this is encoded by the coding sequence ATGCAGCGTTTCGCGCTCAGCCTGTTGACGGTAGCGGTCTATTCAATACTTTCCACGGTGAGCCGGGCTGCCCAACCCGTCGCCCCCATCGAGATGGCCACGCAGTCGCTTGAGCCGACCGCGCTTCATCTTCGCGCCGGCAAAATTGACCTCGATGCGTCGCGATCCATTTCACGAGCGGGCCCGGCGGTGCTTTCGGGAGCGGGGCATTTCGTGGTTCAGTTGGATGGGGCGCTGACGCCCAATCGCGTGGAGGCACTGCGCGGCGTTGGTGTCGAACTCGGTCAGTACCTTCCGGCGAATGCTTATATCGTCAAGCTGCCCGCGGGCTACGACGTGACGGCGAAGTTCGGCGATGTGCCGTTCGTCCGCTGGGTCGGGCCTTTTGAGAAGTCGTGGAAGGTCGATCCTTCAATCGGCATGCGGGCGTTTGAGACCGATGAGCGGCAGATCATCGCGGCACGAGGGGACGCGGTGCTTACGGTTGCCCTGTTTGCCGGGGAGGACATGGAAAAGGCGCTGGCAGAGATTCAGCGGATTGCCGGTGTGATCGTTCGGGACGCCGTTGACAACGAACGCGGCGCGGCGATCGAGGTGGAAATGCCGCTGGTCGACCACGCAAAACTGGCGGACATCGCGGCGGTGCAGTGGGTGGAAGAGGCTCCGGAGATCGTCCTGCGAAACTCGACGAACAAATGGATTCTGCAGACCAACGTGCTGAATTCGACCACGGTCTGGGACCACGGCATTCACGGTGAGGGCCAGGTCGGCGGGCATATCGACGGCGGCGTGCGGCAGACGCACTGCTCATTTGCCGACCCGGGCGGAAATCCAATCGGTCCGAGCCATCGGAAAATCGTCGCCTACTTTGGAAGCACAGCGGCGGACTCTCACGGAACGCATACCGCGGGCACTTTCCTGGGTGATGAGGAGCCGATCAACGGGACGACGGCAAACCGCGGCATGGCGTACCTGGCGAAGATGGCGTTTACGAACCTCGGCACGGTGACGTCGTCGAATCTCAACTCCAAGCTGGTTCAAGATCATAACTCCGGTGCGAGCGTACACAGCAATAGTTGGGGAAACGACGGATCGAGGACGTACATCACCTGGTGCCGAGATATCGACCTTTTCACGTTCAATAACGAGGACGACGTGGTGTTGTTCGCCGTGACCAACGTGAATGCCGCGGTCTATCAGCCGGAGAACGCGAAGAATGTCATCGGCGTCGCGCTGACCAGCGATACGCCGAACCAGGGCAGCCAGTGCTCCAGCGTGGGGTTTGCCCCGACACAGGACGGCCGGCGCAAGCCGGAGCTGACCGCTCCGGGATGTTCCACACTTTCGAGCAGTTCCGGGAGCGCCTGCGGCTTCACCAGCAGCGGGTTTACCGGGAATTCGATGGCGTGCCCTGCGGTGGCCGGCGCGGCGCTTCTTGTCCGTCAGTATTTCATGGACGGATTTTATCCGAGCGGCGCGGCCGTGCCTGGCGACGGGTTTACGCCGACCGGTGCGCTGATTCGCGCGACGCTGACGAATTCGGCGGTCGATATGTCCGGGGTGTCCGGTTTTCCGGCGACGCGCGAGGGCTGGGGTCGCGTGCTGCTTGAGAATGCGCTCTATTTTGGGGGTGATGCAAGGAAGCTCATTGTGCTGGAGGACCTTCGCAATGCATCGGGGTTGACCACGGGGCAATCGCGCGAGTACACGGTGTTCGTCAATGACAACGCGGAGTCGCTCAAGCTCAGCCTGGTGTGGACGGAGAAGGAAGCCGCGGTCAACGCGAATCCGGCGTATATCAATAATCTCAACCTGACCGTGACCTCTCCGACGAGCCTCGTCTATCAGGGCAATGTGTTTGCCGGCGGGCAGTCGACAACAGGTGGATCCGCGGACCTGATCAACAATACCGAACAAGTGCTCATCAACACGCCGGAGTTGGGGACGTACACAGTGCGTGTGGATGCGGCGACTGTGAACACACCGGGCCCACAGGGCTACGCACTGGTGGCCACCGGCGACGTCAGTCCGTTCATTCCGCTGCCCACGATCGAGTCGATCACGCCGCCATCCGGTGAAGCCGATACGGTGGTGCAGATTACCGAGCTGTTGGGGACGAACTTTCAGACCAGCGGCATGACGTTTGTGAAGCTGACCCGCCCGGGTTACCCGGATATCGATGCGAAAAACGTCAACGTTGTCGACTCATCGCATATCACGTGCATGTTTGATCTATTCGGCGCGGAGGTCGGTTTCTGGGACGTGGATCTCAAAGATCCGGACAACAACTTGGCCAGCATGCCGGGCGGATTTGAAGTCACGGTCACGTGCACCAAAGGCGATGTGAACGACAACGGCTTCGTCGACGGGCTCGATCTTCAGAGATTTGTTGACCTGCTCGCCGGAGGTGCCGGGCTGGCGAGAGAAAAGTGCGCCGGAGACGTCGAGCTTGTTCCTGACAACGACGTCGATCAGGACGACGTGGCGCCCTTCGTCGATTGTCTGCTGGGCGGCGGATGCCCGTAG
- a CDS encoding transposase: MFFSSLGRKKIVADFTGGTLTSDAGGLLLREVERLVQGPNVRFVVTNLTDRTPNDIYDGLYTARGDMENRIKEQQLGLFADRTSCHAFLANQFRLLLSSAAYVLVETLRRTALAGTELAEAQVNTIRLKLFKVAARVVVSVRRVVLRLSSSCPLQDLWRSLVPRLRLIPPAPS, encoded by the coding sequence ATGTTCTTTTCCAGTCTCGGCCGCAAGAAAATCGTGGCCGATTTCACAGGCGGAACGCTCACCTCAGACGCCGGGGGTCTGTTGCTTCGGGAAGTCGAGCGGCTGGTTCAGGGGCCCAACGTTCGATTCGTGGTGACCAACCTGACCGACCGCACGCCGAACGATATCTACGACGGTCTGTACACGGCCCGCGGCGACATGGAGAACCGCATCAAGGAGCAGCAGCTCGGGCTCTTCGCCGATCGCACCAGTTGCCACGCCTTCCTGGCCAATCAGTTCCGGCTGCTGTTGTCCTCGGCGGCCTACGTCCTGGTGGAAACGCTGCGCCGCACGGCCCTGGCCGGCACCGAACTGGCCGAGGCCCAGGTGAACACCATTCGCCTGAAACTCTTCAAGGTCGCCGCGCGGGTGGTCGTCTCCGTGCGCCGCGTCGTACTGCGACTGTCGAGCAGCTGCCCCCTGCAGGACCTGTGGCGATCCCTGGTTCCACGACTCCGCCTGATCCCGCCCGCCCCATCATGA